The following are encoded together in the Deltaproteobacteria bacterium genome:
- a CDS encoding histidine kinase, translating to MEENKPETYDKYIKALTDISRAITSAQYLEDILKLIVMVTAKVTGVEICSLWLIDESVDPKKIRLKATQAIAPDYLKDRSLTMDEGVVGFVATHNQPLIIRDVSTDPRFKEKEMAKKLGLVSMVSVPLQVKDEKVIGVLNCFTAEPYEFSETEVNLITAVANQAAVAILNTELMVKTKVIREELETRKLVERAKEILMRRRKMDGDEAFRWIQKRSMDSRKSMRHVAEAVLLSEELE from the coding sequence ATGGAAGAAAACAAACCTGAAACCTATGACAAATATATAAAAGCGCTCACGGATATCAGCCGTGCCATTACCTCAGCCCAGTATCTTGAAGATATTCTGAAGCTGATCGTAATGGTAACGGCAAAGGTAACAGGTGTTGAGATCTGTTCGTTGTGGCTCATAGACGAAAGTGTCGATCCGAAAAAGATCCGGCTGAAAGCGACGCAGGCCATAGCCCCGGATTATCTGAAGGACAGATCTTTGACCATGGACGAAGGAGTGGTCGGTTTTGTGGCTACCCACAACCAACCACTTATTATCAGAGACGTGTCAACAGATCCCAGGTTCAAGGAAAAGGAGATGGCCAAAAAGCTTGGCCTGGTATCCATGGTCAGCGTGCCGCTTCAGGTAAAGGATGAAAAGGTAATCGGGGTGCTCAACTGCTTTACAGCAGAACCCTATGAATTTTCAGAAACAGAGGTAAACCTCATTACAGCAGTCGCCAATCAGGCGGCGGTCGCAATTCTCAACACAGAGCTCATGGTGAAAACCAAGGTGATCAGGGAGGAACTGGAGACCCGAAAGCTGGTGGAGCGGGCTAAGGAAATCCTTATGCGCAGACGCAAAATGGACGGGGATGAGGCTTTTCGCTGGATTCAAAAACGGAGCATGGACTCCCGCAAATCCATGCGGCATGTGGCAGAGGCAGTTCTGCTTTCGGAGGAACTGGAGTAG
- a CDS encoding carbamoyl phosphate synthase large subunit yields the protein MPRRDDIKKVMIISSGPIIIGQACEFDYSGTQACKALRKLGYEIVLVNSNPATIMTDPGMADVTYIEPLNLQAMEEIIEVERPDALLPNLGGQTGLNLSSELARTGVLDKYGVKIIGVEVDAIKRGEDRIAFKETMDSLGIEMPRSKPAFSVEEAEEIAAELDYPVVIRPAYTMGGTGGGLVYNVEELRTIASRGISASMVGQVLVEESVLGWEELELEVVRDAKNQMITVCFIENVDAMGVHTGDSYCTAPMLTIDPELQKQLQKWSYDIVEAIKVIGGTNIQFAHDPKTGRVVVIEINPRTSRSSALASKATGFPIALISAMLAGGLTLDEIPYWREGTLDRYTPWGDYVVVKFARWAFEKFEGSEDKLGTQMRAVGEVMSIGKNYKEAFQKSIRSLENGRYGLGFAKDFNDKSLDELMELLVEPSSERQFIMYEALRKGAGVEALYEKTFIKPWFIEQMKELVELEEKILQYKGTAVPDDLLEQAKKDGFSDRYLSEILEIPEKDIRHRRTSLGLTEAWEPVPVSGVEDAAYYFSTYNATDKVKTSNRRKIMVLGGGPNRIGQGIEFDYCCVHAAFALRDGGFESIMVNCNPETVSTDYDTSDKLYFEPLTVEDVLSIYEKEKPEAVIVQFGGQTPLNIANELAEAGVKIIGTSPETIDLAEDRDRFRKMMRKLGIPEPESGMASTLEEAIGVAERIGYPLMVRPSYVLGGRGMEVVHDEGMLKHYMAAAVDVSPERPILIDKFLENAIEAEADAISDGTDAFVPAVMEHIELAGVHSGDSACVIPPISIPARHIDTICEYTKRIAVELGVVGLMNIQYAIAGDMVYILEANPRASRTVPLVSKVCNISMVRLATQLMLGKKLADLNIRPVSIPHFGVKEAVFPFNMFPEVDPLLGPEMRSTGEVLGLADSFGLAFYKAQEATQQSLPSEGTVLITVSERDKHAALEAAKQFDRLGFKIKATEGTRRFLADHGIQSELIRKMHEGRPNIVDGIKNNEIQLIINTPSGRLSKYDDSYIRKAAIKYKVPYITTTAAAVAAARGIAACRRGHGRVKSLQRYHGDIG from the coding sequence ATGCCAAGACGTGATGACATCAAGAAAGTCATGATTATAAGCTCCGGGCCAATTATTATAGGCCAGGCTTGCGAGTTCGACTATTCCGGCACCCAGGCCTGCAAGGCCCTTCGCAAACTCGGTTATGAGATAGTGCTGGTCAATTCCAACCCTGCAACCATTATGACAGACCCCGGAATGGCAGACGTGACCTATATCGAGCCTTTGAATCTCCAGGCCATGGAGGAAATCATAGAAGTGGAAAGGCCGGATGCCCTTCTTCCAAACCTGGGCGGCCAGACCGGCCTGAACCTTTCTTCAGAGCTGGCCCGAACGGGCGTGCTGGATAAATACGGTGTCAAGATAATCGGCGTTGAGGTCGATGCCATCAAGCGCGGCGAGGACCGGATCGCATTCAAGGAGACCATGGACAGCCTCGGCATAGAGATGCCAAGGAGTAAACCGGCCTTCAGTGTAGAGGAGGCCGAGGAAATTGCCGCTGAACTCGACTACCCTGTGGTCATCAGGCCTGCCTATACCATGGGAGGAACGGGCGGCGGCCTCGTATATAACGTGGAAGAACTGCGAACCATTGCCAGCCGCGGTATCTCGGCGAGCATGGTGGGCCAGGTGCTGGTGGAGGAGTCTGTCCTGGGATGGGAGGAACTGGAACTGGAAGTCGTGCGCGACGCCAAGAACCAGATGATCACTGTCTGTTTTATCGAGAATGTGGACGCCATGGGCGTGCACACGGGCGATTCCTATTGTACGGCCCCCATGCTCACTATCGACCCGGAACTGCAAAAACAGCTTCAAAAATGGTCGTACGACATTGTCGAGGCCATAAAGGTCATAGGCGGCACCAACATCCAGTTTGCCCATGACCCCAAGACCGGCCGCGTGGTGGTGATCGAAATCAACCCCAGGACCTCCCGTTCCTCCGCCCTGGCTTCCAAGGCGACCGGTTTCCCCATCGCGCTTATTTCCGCCATGCTGGCAGGGGGCTTGACGCTGGACGAAATTCCTTACTGGCGAGAGGGGACCCTGGACAGGTACACACCCTGGGGTGACTATGTGGTAGTGAAGTTTGCCCGGTGGGCCTTTGAGAAGTTTGAGGGCTCTGAAGATAAGCTGGGCACACAGATGCGTGCCGTGGGCGAGGTCATGAGCATCGGCAAGAATTACAAGGAGGCCTTTCAGAAATCGATTCGCTCCCTGGAAAACGGCCGCTACGGACTCGGCTTTGCCAAGGACTTTAATGATAAATCGCTGGATGAATTGATGGAACTTCTGGTCGAGCCATCGAGCGAGCGGCAGTTTATCATGTACGAGGCACTGCGAAAGGGAGCCGGCGTGGAAGCGCTCTATGAAAAGACCTTTATCAAGCCATGGTTTATTGAGCAGATGAAGGAATTGGTGGAGCTTGAGGAAAAGATCCTGCAATACAAGGGGACTGCAGTGCCCGACGATCTGCTGGAACAGGCCAAGAAAGACGGGTTTTCAGACCGGTACCTGTCTGAGATCCTTGAAATCCCTGAAAAAGATATCCGGCATCGGCGCACCTCTCTGGGCTTGACAGAGGCGTGGGAGCCTGTGCCGGTAAGCGGCGTCGAGGATGCAGCCTATTATTTCTCCACCTACAATGCCACTGACAAGGTGAAAACGAGCAACAGGCGCAAGATAATGGTATTGGGTGGCGGGCCTAACCGTATAGGGCAGGGGATCGAGTTTGACTACTGCTGTGTTCACGCTGCTTTTGCATTGCGTGACGGGGGATTTGAGTCGATTATGGTAAACTGCAACCCAGAGACCGTCTCAACCGATTACGACACTTCAGACAAGCTCTACTTCGAGCCGCTTACGGTCGAAGACGTATTGAGCATCTACGAAAAGGAAAAACCCGAAGCGGTGATCGTCCAGTTTGGCGGGCAGACCCCTTTGAATATTGCCAATGAGCTGGCTGAGGCCGGTGTCAAAATCATCGGCACTTCACCTGAGACCATAGACCTGGCCGAGGACCGGGACCGTTTCCGGAAGATGATGAGAAAGCTCGGTATTCCTGAGCCCGAATCGGGTATGGCCAGTACACTGGAAGAGGCTATTGGCGTGGCTGAAAGAATCGGCTACCCCCTCATGGTCCGGCCCTCCTATGTGCTTGGGGGGCGGGGCATGGAGGTTGTCCATGACGAGGGGATGCTAAAGCATTATATGGCCGCAGCCGTGGATGTATCGCCGGAACGGCCGATCTTGATCGACAAGTTCCTTGAAAACGCCATTGAGGCTGAAGCAGATGCCATTTCCGACGGCACTGATGCCTTTGTGCCTGCTGTGATGGAACATATCGAGCTGGCAGGGGTCCACTCGGGTGACTCGGCCTGTGTGATACCGCCCATCAGTATTCCTGCCAGACACATTGATACCATCTGCGAATATACAAAAAGGATCGCAGTGGAACTCGGTGTGGTCGGCCTGATGAATATCCAGTACGCTATTGCCGGCGATATGGTATACATACTTGAGGCCAATCCGCGCGCATCCAGGACCGTGCCTCTTGTTTCAAAGGTCTGCAACATTTCCATGGTCCGCCTGGCCACGCAGCTCATGCTGGGCAAAAAGCTTGCAGACCTGAATATCAGGCCCGTATCGATCCCTCACTTTGGGGTCAAGGAGGCGGTTTTTCCCTTTAACATGTTCCCGGAGGTCGACCCGCTCCTCGGTCCTGAGATGCGATCCACAGGGGAGGTGCTGGGGCTGGCGGACTCTTTCGGCCTGGCCTTTTACAAGGCCCAGGAGGCGACTCAACAAAGCCTTCCTTCTGAGGGGACCGTGCTTATCACAGTGTCAGAGAGAGACAAGCATGCTGCCCTGGAGGCGGCGAAGCAGTTTGACAGGCTTGGCTTTAAGATCAAGGCGACTGAAGGGACTCGCAGATTCCTGGCAGACCACGGAATTCAATCCGAGCTGATCCGCAAGATGCACGAAGGGCGCCCAAATATTGTTGACGGGATAAAAAACAATGAGATTCAACTGATCATCAACACACCCAGCGGCAGACTGAGCAAGTACGACGATTCCTACATCCGAAAGGCGGCAATCAAATATAAGGTACCGTATATAACCACTACGGCTGCGGCCGTTGCCGCCGCCAGGGGAATCGCAGCCTGCCGGAGGGGGCATGGTCGGGTGAAGTCGCTTCAGAGATACCATGGGGATATCGGGTAG